From the Paenibacillus tianjinensis genome, the window TGCAGGTTCACCGGCTCAGCAGGCCGGCCTGAAACGCGGGGACACCATCCTCAAAATCAATGGAGTTGCGGTAAGTGACACTGCGGGTGATGAACTCGCCGGCACCGCGGGAACGAAGGTATCCCTGCTCATCAGCAGAAACGGCGTTAGCAAAACCATCAGCGTGACTAGAAATGATATCACTTCGGCCTCAGTCACCGGTCATATCATTGGTGATCATACCGCCTATATCACGATTACCGGTTTCAGCCAGAATGCTGATGAAGAATTCTCTACAGTTCTAGACAGCATGCGGGCAGCCGGTATGAAATCAATGGTTCTGGATTTACGCGATAATACAGGCGGCTATATGGATTCTGCCTATAATATTGCTTCTAAATTCATAGATTCAGGGATTATGATGTACACCTCTGATCAAAGCGGCGCGCTGACTCCGGTAACGATTACTGCCGGCAGCAAAATTGGCGTACCGGTGGTTGTACTCACCAATGAATATACTGCCAGCGCTTCTGAAGCGTTGACAGGCGCCTTGCGGGACAACAAGCTGGCAACCATTGTCGGTACCCGATCTTACGGCAAGGCTCGGATCCAGAGCCTTCTTCCGGTCTCCAATGGTGATATGCTTAAGCTGACCACCATGAAATATCTGACGCCGAATAAAGAAGACTTCAACCATATCGGACTGGCTCCGGATATTGAAGTAGAGGGCTCCACGGCTCAGCTGATCACTGCCCTGCAGATTGCAGGTCTGACCAGCATCACCCTGGCCGGCGATAACCATATCCTGGACGTCAACGGTCATGCATTTGCCGGAAACCTGGGATTGGTGAAGCAGGGAAATAAGGTATATGCTTCGGCACGCGTTCTCGCAGCGCTTGTGGAAAGTGACATTACTTGGGATGCCAAAAACAAGAAGGTATTGCTCACGAACGGAGCCGGCAAAGCATTTGGCTTCACGCTGGCCTCCAAAGATGCCATTTCCAAGGA encodes:
- a CDS encoding S41 family peptidase, with translation MKSPKVITAVLSGCLALSVIFSPAALAADSTQTSSNTDLINEIMQYLEQYNVEGVDQDTLIRGAIDGMVNTLEDPYSTYFTKEEAAEFESMVDLEYVGIGVRLVYTPVTKELYIEEVIAGSPAQQAGLKRGDTILKINGVAVSDTAGDELAGTAGTKVSLLISRNGVSKTISVTRNDITSASVTGHIIGDHTAYITITGFSQNADEEFSTVLDSMRAAGMKSMVLDLRDNTGGYMDSAYNIASKFIDSGIMMYTSDQSGALTPVTITAGSKIGVPVVVLTNEYTASASEALTGALRDNKLATIVGTRSYGKARIQSLLPVSNGDMLKLTTMKYLTPNKEDFNHIGLAPDIEVEGSTAQLITALQIAGLTSITLAGDNHILDVNGHAFAGNLGLVKQGNKVYASARVLAALVESDITWDAKNKKVLLTNGAGKAFGFTLASKDAISKDYETLIELGAFAKKFPAFTWSYNASTKQLKLSVK